DNA from Acidobacteriota bacterium:
ATGGCCTTCGTCGACGAGCCGCCCGACCAGCGCGTCAACCAGGAACGCGCCCAGGAGGCGGTCGATACCGGCGCCGACGTGGTGGCCGTGGGCTGCCCCTTCTGTGCCACGATGCTCGACGACGGCGTGAACGCCCGCCGCGGCGACCGCGACGTCAAGGTCAGGGACGTGGCGGAACTGCTCTGGGACGCGGTCGGCGAGTCCGAAGAGGCTGCGCCCTAGCATCCCCTCCGTCCACCGGGTCCATTGCGAACCTACCGGGCGGTCGGTAGACTACTCTTCGTGACCTTCCGAGGACCTTCGACCCGGTGACTGCCCTGGACAACGCGACCCTGCGAGCCGCCACCGGCGCGGCCAACGGCGAGCAGGACCGGCGGGCGGAGATCTACCGCAGCGCGGCGCGGATCTTCCACCGCAAGGGCTACCACGCCACGTCGATCAACGACATCGCCGCCGCGGTCGGATTGACCAAGGCAGGCCTCTACTACTACATCAAGGGCAAGCAGGACCTGCTGTTCGCGATCATGGGCTTCGCCATGGACCAGCTCGACGAGCAGGTCATCGAACCGGCCCGGCGCGTACAGGATCCTCAGACGCGACTGGCGACGATCGTCGCGCGCCACGCCCGGCTGATCACCCAGGACTCCTCGGCGCTGACCATCCTGGTCAACGAACTCGAGGGGCTCCTCCCCGACGACCGTGCCGACATCATCGGCAGGCAGCGGGACTACGTCGATTTCATCGCCGACACCCTCGCCGCCCTGCGCGACGAGGGCAAGGTCGTCGGCCTCGACCCCACGGTGGGAGCGTTCAGTCTGGTCGGGATGATCCTCTGGATCTCCCGCTGGTACCGGGCGGACGGCCGGCTGGACGGCGACGAAGTGGTGGCGGAAGTGACCCGCATGGCGATCTCGGCGGTGCTGAACCGCAGTGAAGACAGCAACGCCGGCAGCCCGGCCAGGACCGGGCAACCGGCGAAGGAGACGCGAGAATGAGAGTGCTCGTCTGCCTGAAACAGATTCTCGATCCGGACGTTCCCGCGCGGGATTTCCAGATCGATCCCGACGCCAGGGCCGCCAGACGGGGCGGCGCCAACCTGGTGACGAACATCTTCTGCGAGAACGCGGTCGAGACGGCTCTCCAGTTCCGCGAGGCGGCAGGCGGCGACGTGAAGATCACCGCGCTCTGCTATGGCGAGTCCTCGGCCGAGGACTGCCTGCGCAAGGCGATGGCGATGACGGTCGACGAGGCCTGCCTAGTCGAACGCGACGGCAGCACGAACCCGGACGCGGCGGCCGTCGGTCGCGTGCTGGCCGCGGCGATCCGGCGCCTTGAGCAGGACGGCGGCCCCTTCGACGCCGTGCTCGTCGGCCGGGAGTCGGGCGACTGGGGCGTGGGACAGACCGGCGGCGTGCTGGCCGAAGAACTCGGCCGGCCAGCGCTGGGCTTCGTCGAGAGCCTCCAGCCGGGCAACGGCAGCGTCACGCTCCGCCGTCAGACCGACGTCGGCATCGAAGTCGCGGAGGCCGAGCCGCCCTTCCTCGTCACCATCACGAACAACGAGGACAACGTGCCCCGCATCCCGAAGACGCGGGACGTGATGATGTCCTACCGCAAGCCGCTCCAGAAGCTGAGCCTCGCCGACCTGGAGCTGGACAGCGAGGAGATCCGGGCCGGGTCGTCGATCTTCGAGGTCGAGGAGATTTTCATCCCGG
Protein-coding regions in this window:
- a CDS encoding TetR/AcrR family transcriptional regulator gives rise to the protein MTALDNATLRAATGAANGEQDRRAEIYRSAARIFHRKGYHATSINDIAAAVGLTKAGLYYYIKGKQDLLFAIMGFAMDQLDEQVIEPARRVQDPQTRLATIVARHARLITQDSSALTILVNELEGLLPDDRADIIGRQRDYVDFIADTLAALRDEGKVVGLDPTVGAFSLVGMILWISRWYRADGRLDGDEVVAEVTRMAISAVLNRSEDSNAGSPARTGQPAKETRE
- a CDS encoding electron transfer flavoprotein subunit beta/FixA family protein — translated: MRVLVCLKQILDPDVPARDFQIDPDARAARRGGANLVTNIFCENAVETALQFREAAGGDVKITALCYGESSAEDCLRKAMAMTVDEACLVERDGSTNPDAAAVGRVLAAAIRRLEQDGGPFDAVLVGRESGDWGVGQTGGVLAEELGRPALGFVESLQPGNGSVTLRRQTDVGIEVAEAEPPFLVTITNNEDNVPRIPKTRDVMMSYRKPLQKLSLADLELDSEEIRAGSSIFEVEEIFIPADEVECELAEGDTLEERVDQLAKRIHEVVASIG